One Nitrospira sp. DNA segment encodes these proteins:
- the recG gene encoding ATP-dependent DNA helicase RecG → MRTPTESSPHTPFQEWLDRIARPIEFANRDDCAHLRALTNLSSYISSQVLAALCQEVYPKAIEARLISLRDLFIDFQSALPFAEQRRRLHAAAVLIQALRAVDQPKPIRMNASPAQPPGHSEMTGAGRSDLWNLPIRFVKGVGPKRTHVLQRLHITTVEDVLWTIPWRYEDRSVMTPIGNLVPGMIASICGVIGTCKAKRTRHRRLSVMEVGIEDQSGRMQVVFFNQPYLEEILTVGTRVMMSGRVLPGQQGWIVPRMDVAQYEIIGEGTESTVHVGRIVPIYHESKGWTSRQMRMLVKTLLMDHGIEIVEDLPVPLRMRRRLISIHEALHDVHFPKTGTDLQLLERGKTPAHRRLAFQELLLLQLALATRHRSVQEEPKELRFNPRTALLQQLGRLLPFRLTAAQDRVVREIFRDMISSHPMNRLVQGDVGSGKTAVALHALVMACGSGYQAALMAPTEILAEQHHRNLSRTLEALGLRTILVRGGEKASVKKTQAERLASGDIQVAIGTHALTQQGVRFKNLGLAVVDEQHKFGVLQRKTLIDKGYNPDVLVLTATPIPRTLAMTVYGDLDVSVIDVLPPGRKPVRTLLFNEGQRRRAYHIVRDELRAERQAYVVYPLVEESEKTDLQAAIQGAEQLQNGEFAEFRVGLLHGRMKATEKETVMADFKAGTIQVLVATTVIEVGVDVSNATIILIEHAERFGLAQLHQLRGRVGRSDQQSYCLLMTQNLTVGRAQLRRRSMGSGESLSSARERIEALVRSNDGFVIAEEDLRIRGPGEFFGLRQWGMPEFRVANLVRDGDLLQQARQEAFALLKSDPGLKEPAHQGLRDAMLRKWEKKLELGSIS, encoded by the coding sequence ATGCGGACTCCTACTGAATCGAGTCCACACACGCCTTTTCAGGAGTGGTTGGATCGCATCGCACGACCGATCGAGTTTGCGAATCGAGATGATTGCGCCCACCTCAGGGCCCTCACAAATCTGAGTTCCTATATTTCCTCACAAGTCTTGGCTGCTCTTTGCCAAGAGGTCTATCCCAAGGCCATTGAAGCCCGCTTGATTTCATTGCGCGATCTCTTCATCGATTTTCAGTCGGCGCTCCCCTTCGCTGAGCAACGTCGACGATTGCACGCGGCTGCGGTGCTCATTCAGGCGCTTCGAGCGGTTGATCAACCGAAGCCTATTCGGATGAACGCTTCGCCGGCGCAACCTCCCGGTCACTCTGAAATGACGGGTGCCGGCAGATCCGATCTCTGGAATCTTCCGATCAGATTCGTCAAAGGCGTCGGGCCGAAGCGCACCCATGTCTTGCAGCGATTGCATATCACGACAGTGGAGGATGTCCTCTGGACCATCCCGTGGCGCTATGAGGACCGATCGGTCATGACACCGATCGGAAATCTCGTCCCGGGGATGATCGCCTCGATTTGTGGGGTGATCGGAACATGCAAGGCGAAGCGGACAAGACATCGGCGATTGAGCGTCATGGAAGTCGGCATCGAAGATCAGTCCGGTCGAATGCAGGTGGTGTTCTTCAATCAACCGTATTTGGAGGAGATTCTTACGGTCGGGACTCGCGTGATGATGAGCGGGCGGGTGCTTCCAGGGCAACAGGGATGGATAGTTCCGCGAATGGATGTGGCGCAATACGAAATCATCGGGGAAGGTACCGAATCGACGGTGCATGTCGGTCGAATCGTTCCGATCTATCACGAGTCGAAAGGATGGACCTCTCGTCAGATGCGAATGTTGGTGAAGACTCTGTTGATGGACCATGGGATTGAGATCGTTGAGGACTTGCCTGTGCCTCTTCGGATGCGGCGGCGGCTGATCTCGATCCATGAAGCCTTGCACGATGTGCATTTCCCAAAAACCGGCACCGACCTCCAGCTCCTTGAGCGAGGGAAGACGCCGGCGCATCGACGATTGGCGTTCCAAGAACTGCTTCTTCTCCAATTGGCCTTAGCGACCAGACATCGATCGGTACAGGAAGAGCCGAAGGAACTGCGGTTCAATCCACGGACAGCTCTCTTACAACAGCTCGGCCGTCTCTTGCCGTTTCGTCTCACGGCGGCACAGGATCGAGTCGTTCGCGAAATATTTCGGGACATGATTTCGTCGCATCCCATGAATCGCCTGGTACAGGGCGATGTGGGGTCCGGAAAGACGGCAGTCGCCTTGCATGCGCTGGTAATGGCCTGTGGTTCAGGCTATCAGGCCGCGCTGATGGCGCCGACCGAGATTCTAGCGGAACAGCACCATCGAAATCTTTCTAGAACGTTGGAGGCTCTTGGACTTCGCACGATTCTTGTGCGCGGGGGAGAGAAAGCTTCGGTGAAAAAGACACAGGCTGAACGGCTGGCGTCGGGCGACATTCAGGTGGCAATCGGAACTCATGCCCTGACTCAACAGGGGGTGCGGTTCAAGAACTTGGGATTGGCGGTGGTTGATGAGCAGCACAAGTTCGGTGTCCTGCAGCGAAAGACATTGATCGACAAAGGCTACAACCCGGACGTGCTTGTCTTGACGGCCACGCCCATTCCTCGGACATTGGCCATGACGGTGTATGGCGATCTCGATGTATCGGTGATCGATGTCCTGCCGCCAGGACGCAAGCCGGTGCGCACGTTGCTTTTCAATGAAGGGCAGCGGCGGCGAGCCTATCACATTGTGCGCGATGAATTGCGTGCCGAAAGACAAGCCTATGTGGTCTATCCACTGGTGGAAGAATCGGAAAAGACCGACCTCCAGGCCGCGATTCAGGGCGCTGAGCAGTTACAGAACGGGGAATTTGCCGAGTTCCGTGTCGGACTGCTGCATGGTCGCATGAAAGCGACCGAAAAAGAAACGGTGATGGCCGACTTTAAGGCTGGAACGATCCAGGTGTTGGTCGCGACCACGGTGATCGAAGTCGGAGTCGATGTGTCGAATGCGACAATCATCTTGATCGAACATGCCGAGCGGTTTGGCCTCGCGCAACTGCACCAGTTGCGCGGACGCGTGGGGCGGAGCGACCAGCAATCCTATTGCCTCTTGATGACTCAGAATCTGACGGTGGGGAGAGCACAGCTGAGAAGACGTTCCATGGGAAGTGGAGAGTCCCTGTCTTCGGCAAGGGAGCGCATAGAAGCGCTTGTCCGGTCAAACGATGGATTTGTCATCGCCGAGGAGGATTTGCGGATCAGAGGCCCTGGAGAGTTTTTTGGGTTGCGCCAATGGGGGATGCCGGAGTTTCGCGTGGCGAATCTGGTGCGAGACGGTGACCTGCTGCAGCAGGCCAGGCAGGAAGCGTTTGCGCTGTTGAAATCCGACCCAGGATTGAAAGAGCCGGCCCATCAAGGGTTGCGTGACGCGATGCTGAGGAAATGGGAGAAGAAGCTCGAACTTGGATCGATAAGCTAG